From Arthrobacter sp. FW306-2-2C-D06B, a single genomic window includes:
- a CDS encoding chlorohydrolase family protein — protein sequence MITQLSARYVLGYDGTRHVMHTDGHVVMREDEIVYVGTDYTGPVDEHRDFGQSLIAPGLIDLDALTDIDHMIFDSWPTDETAPGLQWSEDYFHNRRRDVFTAAQRQSVRRFALAQLALHGVTTYMPIASEIHSSWAESFEELKGMAQSSIELGLRGFLGPAYRSGINVTDDDGQRVILFDEEEGRKGFADAARFLDYADELGHPLLTGVLLPCRIETLSDELMRRTAELATERNALVRLHCLQGANEDGFLVKLTGRTVLEQLADSGLLDTRLLIPHGVVIDGTDPSSRAEGGPLDVLARHDVSIIHCPLTSFHYSGMLRSFDAFAAAGVNMCLGTDSFPPDLIKGIDIGTHLARIAEGRRDAGTVSAFFDAATLGGAKALGRDDLGRLCPGAQADIMVASLGDFRDGVVEDPLRTLILNGSARNITDTYVAGRPVVVGGCLPGVELDELRAEGQRLFGQMVEAYGERDYRRRDASELFPPVYAPATVRIHSTTA from the coding sequence ATGATCACTCAGCTTTCTGCCCGGTACGTCCTTGGCTATGACGGGACCAGGCACGTGATGCACACGGATGGGCACGTCGTGATGCGGGAGGACGAGATCGTCTATGTCGGTACCGACTACACAGGGCCTGTGGACGAACACCGGGACTTTGGACAGAGCCTCATCGCACCTGGCCTCATCGATCTCGATGCCCTGACGGACATTGATCACATGATCTTCGACTCCTGGCCCACAGACGAGACCGCCCCGGGCTTGCAATGGTCCGAAGACTACTTCCACAACCGCCGCCGCGATGTGTTCACTGCGGCGCAGCGCCAGAGCGTGCGCAGGTTCGCCCTGGCGCAGCTGGCCTTGCACGGCGTGACCACCTATATGCCGATCGCCTCGGAGATCCACAGCTCATGGGCTGAATCCTTCGAAGAACTCAAAGGAATGGCACAGTCCAGCATCGAGCTCGGACTGCGCGGCTTCCTGGGCCCCGCGTACCGCTCCGGGATCAATGTCACCGACGACGACGGCCAGCGCGTGATCCTCTTCGACGAGGAAGAAGGACGTAAAGGATTCGCTGACGCCGCGCGGTTCCTCGACTACGCCGACGAGCTAGGACATCCGTTGCTTACCGGTGTCCTGCTGCCGTGCCGCATCGAGACGCTTTCGGACGAACTGATGCGCCGGACTGCTGAGCTGGCCACCGAACGCAACGCATTGGTCCGCCTCCATTGCCTCCAGGGGGCGAATGAAGACGGGTTCCTCGTCAAGCTCACCGGGCGCACCGTCCTGGAACAGCTTGCGGATTCCGGCCTGCTGGACACGCGGCTCCTCATCCCGCATGGGGTTGTCATCGATGGCACCGACCCCTCCTCCAGGGCAGAAGGCGGGCCGTTGGATGTTCTGGCCCGGCATGACGTCAGCATCATCCACTGCCCACTGACGTCGTTCCATTACTCAGGCATGCTTAGGTCCTTTGATGCTTTCGCGGCTGCCGGGGTCAACATGTGCCTGGGAACCGATTCGTTCCCGCCGGACCTGATCAAGGGCATCGATATCGGCACGCACCTGGCGCGCATCGCGGAGGGTCGGCGGGACGCCGGCACGGTGTCGGCGTTCTTCGACGCTGCCACCCTGGGTGGTGCCAAGGCATTGGGCCGCGACGACCTGGGACGCCTGTGTCCAGGCGCCCAAGCGGACATCATGGTCGCCTCTCTGGGGGACTTCCGTGATGGAGTCGTGGAAGATCCGTTGCGCACGCTGATCCTCAACGGTTCGGCACGCAACATCACCGATACGTATGTTGCAGGCCGCCCAGTAGTTGTTGGCGGCTGCCTCCCAGGCGTCGAACTGGATGAACTGCGCGCTGAGGGTCAGCGTCTTTTTGGACAGATGGTGGAAGCCTACGGCGAACGAGACTACCGGCGGCGCGATGCCTCCGAGCTGTTTCCCCCGGTCTACGCCCCGGCGACGGTTCGGATCCATAGCACGACGGCGTAA